Below is a window of Culturomica massiliensis DNA.
GGGAAGATCGGTCTTTTCGGTGGTGCCGGTGTCGGTAAGACTGTGCTGATTATGGAATTGATCAATAATATTGCCAAAGGACATAATGGTTACTCTGTATTTACCGGTGTCGGGGAGCGGACCCGGGAAGGAAACGATTTGTTAAGGGAAATGATCGAGTCGAATGTCATCAATTACGGAGAGACTTTTCTGAAAGAGATGGAAAAGGGAAACTGGGATGTCAAGACTGTTGATATGGAGAAAGTAAATCAATCCCAGGCAACCTTAGTGTTCGGGCAGATGAACGAACCCCCCGGAGCCCGTTTGAGGGTCGCTTTGTCTGGTTTGACGGTAGCGGAGTCTTTCCGGGATTCGAATGAAGGCGGTAACGAGATATTGCTTTTTATCGATAATATATTCAGATACACGCAAGCCGGTTCGGAGGTTTCGGCTTTGTTGGGACGTATGCCTTCGGCTGTCGGGTACCAGCCTACACTGGCTTCGGAAATGGGTAAGTTGCAGGAACGTATTGCTTCTACAAAGTACGGTTCTATTACTTCGGTACAGGCCATCTACGTGCCTGCAGACGACTTGACGGACCCCGCTCCGGCAACGACGTTTAATTTTTTGGATGCAACGACGGTTTTGAGTCGTAAGATTACGGAGTTGGGAATTTATCCGGCAGTCGATCCGTTGGAATCTTCTTCCCGTATTCTTGACCCGAATATTGTCGGGGAAGAGCATTATAATGTAGCTCAGCAGGTTATCGGTTTGTTGCAGCATTATAATGAGTTACAGGATATTATAGCTATTCTGGGGGTAGATGAATTGTCGGATGAAGATAAGATGGTGGTTGCCCGGGCAAGACGGGCACAGCGTTTCTTGTCCCAGCCTTTCCATGTGGCCGAGCAATATACCGGTATACCCGGTGTAATGGTTCCTTTGGAAGAAACGATCCGGGGCTTTAAGATGATTCTGGACGGAGAGATGGATGAATATCCGGAACAGGCGTTTATGAATGTCGGAACGATAGACGAGGCGATTCAAAAAGGAAAAGAGATGCTGGAAAAAGCCGGGAAGAATTGAAAATAAATCTGGTCAATAAATCGAGAGTATGATATTACGCATTATATCCACGGAAAAGATTCTTTTCGACGGTCCGGTTGACCGGGTAACATTGCCGGGAAGTTGCGGCCCTTTTACTGTGCTGGACCGACATGCTCCTTTGATTTCAACATTGGCGGAAGGTGAAATCGTATATGTTGTGAATGGGGTGGAAAAACGGGTTGTTGTAGAGGGGGGTATTGTGGAGGTGCGGGATAACTGGGTCGCTGTATGTGTAAATTAATATCGGGATGACTGTAAAAAAATGAAAAAGAGGATAATACTATATCTGGTATTTTTCGGATTGCTGCTGATTACACCGGAAATTCTTCGGGCCGAAGAGTCCGGCGGACAGAAATCTTTTGATTTGGAAAGTACTATTTTCGGGCATTTGGGCGATGAATACGGGTGGAGTATTAAGCTACCTCACGACAGGCAACTGATCATTCCTTTACCGATTATCTTATATGGTAAGGACGGTTGGCATTGTTTCAGTTCGAGCCGTATACAGGACGGTCAGGAATATAAAGGATTCCGGATTGCTACAGAAGGCCGGTATGCCGGAAAAATAATAGAGATGGCAGGCGGAGAACAGTATCGACCCTGGGATTTGTCTGTGACAAAGAATGTACTGGCTTTATGGATTACGGCGTTTGTCGTGATGCTTTGCATTTTTCCCTTGGTTCGTTGGTATAGGAGAAATCCGCTGACAGCACCCCGGCGTGGAGTCGGATTGATGGAATTGATTATCGGAATGGTGTATGATGAGGTTATTGCACCGGTGTTGGGAAAAGATGCCAGGCGTTTTGCTCCTTATTTGCTTACATTGTTCTTTTTTATCCTCTTTTCCAACGTTTTGGGATTAATGGTTGTATTTCCGGGAGGTGCCAATGTGATGGGAAATATTTCGGTCGCTTTGGTATTGGCTGTATGTACCTTTTTGGTTGTCAATCTATCGGGAACGAGGAAATATTGGCGGGAAACGTTGTGGCCGGATGTACCGGGGTGGTTGAAATTGCCTTTGCCGATTATGCCGGTTATCGAGATTTTCGGTGTTTTTACAAAGCCGATCGCTTTGATGATCCGGTTGTTTGCCAATATGCTGGCCGGACATTTGATTACTTTGGTATTGATTTCCCTTATCTTTGTTTTCGGGGCGTGGGGAGCTGCTGTGACGGCCGGTTCTACGGTTATAGCCGTATTGTTTGCCGTATTTATGAATCTGGTTGATTTTTTGATTTGTTTTATACAGGCTTATGTATTTATGATGTTATCGACGATTTTTATCAGTCTTGCGCGTCCTGAAACTCATGAGCATGTAAAGAAAAGTGTAAATATAGAAAGCTGACCCG
It encodes the following:
- a CDS encoding ATP synthase F1, epsilon subunit yields the protein MILRIISTEKILFDGPVDRVTLPGSCGPFTVLDRHAPLISTLAEGEIVYVVNGVEKRVVVEGGIVEVRDNWVAVCVN
- the atpD gene encoding F0F1 ATP synthase subunit beta translates to MTEKFGYVTQVIGPVVDVIFEEGGDSLPPIYEALRIERDNGEKLIVEVEQHIGEDTVRCVAMDTTDGLHRGMKAWDLGRPLTMPTGRQIKGRLMNVTGDAIDHLAPLDYSDTRSIHQEAPKFKDLSISEEFLYTGIKVIDLLEPYSKGGKIGLFGGAGVGKTVLIMELINNIAKGHNGYSVFTGVGERTREGNDLLREMIESNVINYGETFLKEMEKGNWDVKTVDMEKVNQSQATLVFGQMNEPPGARLRVALSGLTVAESFRDSNEGGNEILLFIDNIFRYTQAGSEVSALLGRMPSAVGYQPTLASEMGKLQERIASTKYGSITSVQAIYVPADDLTDPAPATTFNFLDATTVLSRKITELGIYPAVDPLESSSRILDPNIVGEEHYNVAQQVIGLLQHYNELQDIIAILGVDELSDEDKMVVARARRAQRFLSQPFHVAEQYTGIPGVMVPLEETIRGFKMILDGEMDEYPEQAFMNVGTIDEAIQKGKEMLEKAGKN
- the atpB gene encoding F0F1 ATP synthase subunit A — translated: MKKRIILYLVFFGLLLITPEILRAEESGGQKSFDLESTIFGHLGDEYGWSIKLPHDRQLIIPLPIILYGKDGWHCFSSSRIQDGQEYKGFRIATEGRYAGKIIEMAGGEQYRPWDLSVTKNVLALWITAFVVMLCIFPLVRWYRRNPLTAPRRGVGLMELIIGMVYDEVIAPVLGKDARRFAPYLLTLFFFILFSNVLGLMVVFPGGANVMGNISVALVLAVCTFLVVNLSGTRKYWRETLWPDVPGWLKLPLPIMPVIEIFGVFTKPIALMIRLFANMLAGHLITLVLISLIFVFGAWGAAVTAGSTVIAVLFAVFMNLVDFLICFIQAYVFMMLSTIFISLARPETHEHVKKSVNIES